In Phragmitibacter flavus, one DNA window encodes the following:
- a CDS encoding type II toxin-antitoxin system RelE/ParE family toxin — MSDHRVEYTFGALAEIEEIYLWIKERAPNAAAKWRDDLIAEVENLGENPLRHPVAQESEKFSIEIRVMLFRKRRSQLRVYYTVRGSRVVILTVRRAARRPLDEVDLPIEE; from the coding sequence ATGAGTGACCATCGCGTTGAATACACCTTTGGCGCACTGGCAGAGATTGAAGAGATTTACCTTTGGATCAAAGAAAGGGCACCGAATGCGGCGGCGAAATGGCGGGATGATCTGATCGCCGAGGTGGAAAATTTGGGAGAAAATCCGCTCCGCCATCCAGTGGCTCAGGAGAGTGAGAAGTTTTCCATCGAGATTCGGGTTATGCTGTTTCGAAAGCGACGAAGCCAGTTGAGGGTTTACTACACCGTCAGGGGGAGTCGGGTGGTGATTCTCACCGTGAGACGAGCCGCGAGAAGACCTCTGGATGAGGTAGATTTGCCGATAGAGGAGTAA